The Maylandia zebra isolate NMK-2024a linkage group LG4, Mzebra_GT3a, whole genome shotgun sequence genome includes a window with the following:
- the LOC101487383 gene encoding GTPase IMAP family member 9-like, whose amino-acid sequence MAGKHANDGPTKLRIILVGKTGAGKTSTINTFLGKPAVKKNRLLSDTTPCKTETAQFGDQELVLVDTPGLCHTNYKKEEVLNKITASVFEADQGPHVFLYVQKWVGDNTQDEKRVEALKKMFGDASGPYFFLLMTVDGAEDEDKITKFTQRVGFKTENYCVLNNKGEKDQKTEKVKELVDKINQVVQTNKAEGKEYYTKEMLEEHKNRLKPTYQVSDANRDLTSVVGGLLASMLGEELAQKVIQFNSYLAKECDEWL is encoded by the exons ATGGCCGGCAAACATGCAAATGATG GGCCGACAAAGCTGAGGATTATCCTCGTTGGGAAGACTGGAGCTGGGAAGACTTCAACCATCAACACGTTCCTGGGTAAACCTGCTGTGAAGAAGAACCGCCTTCTCTCAGATACAACACCGTGCAAGACGGAGACGGCACAGTTTGGAGACCAAGAACTGGTTTTAGTTGATACTCCTGGTCTGTGCCACACCAACTATAAAAAAGAGGAAGTGCTGAATAAGATCACTGCATCCGTGTTTGAGGCTGATCAGGGTCCTCATGTGTTCCTGTATGTGCAAAAATGGGTGGGAGATAACACACAAGACGAGAAACGAGTGGAAGCCCTGAAGAAGATGTTTGGCGACGCGTCAGGGCCTTACTTTTTCCTCTTGATGACTGTAGATGGAGCTGAGGATGAGGATAAGATAACAAAGTTTACTCAGAGAGTTGGTTTTAAAACAGAGAACTATTGTGTCCTTAACAACAAAGGTGAAAAAGACCAGAAAACTGAAAAGGTAAAGGAGCTGGTGGACAAAATCAATCAGGTGGTGCAAACTAACAAGGCAGAGGGCAAAGAATATTACACCAAGGAAATGTTGGAAGAACATAAGAACAGGCTGAAACCAACATATCAGGTCAGTGATGCAAACAGGGACCTGACCTCTGTGGTGGGGGGCTTGTTAGCTTCTATGCTGGGTGAAGAATTAGCTCAGAAAGTGATACAGTTTAATTCTTACCTGGCAAAGGAGTGTGATGAATGGCTCTGA